In the genome of Pusillimonas sp. T7-7, the window CGCATTGCTGAACTGGAACAAGTTTCGGGGGTAGCATTGGTGCAGCGCACCACCCGTAGCGTGCGGCTTACCGAAGCGGGTCAGGCCCTGGTTGACAGCACGCGCAAGGCATTTTCCGATATAGAGCAGGGCTTCGACAGCATACTCGACCTGGCCAGCATGGCTCGCGGAGTGGTGCGCGTCACTGTACCCGTTGCCCTGGGTCGACAGAAAATCATGCCCATGATCAGCGGCTTTCTGCAAAGCCATCCCGATGTTCGCATAGAAATCGAACTGTCGGATCATGTAAGTTCGCTGGCCCGGGAAGGTTTCGACCTGGCCATACGCCATACGGGCCATGTGCCCGATACCCACGTAGCCTGGCTTTTGCAGGAGTCGAAAACGCTGCTGGTGGCCACACCCGCCTATCTGCAGCGGCATGGCCACCCCAAGCGTCCTCAGGATCTGGCATCACACAACTGCCTGTACTACCTGCGTTCAGCCGCCTCGCCAGCCTGGAGCTTCGCCCCCGTCCGGCGCGAAAGCGAACGGCAGAGCGTCGAGGTCAAAGGCAATTTTTGCGCCAATAACAGCGAGGCGCTGCGAGAACTGGTTTTGGCCGGCCAGGGCATTGCCCTGCTGCCTGATTTCACGGCGCAATCTGAAGTCGATGCCGGACGACTGGTGCACTTGCTGCCCGGCTGGAAACCCGTAGGCGTATTTGGCGATGCCGTTTATGCCATCAGGCCCTACAGCGCCTATGTGCCGCGTGCGGTACGCGTCTTTGTCGATTATCTTAAAGAGGCATTCGCGCCCGCCAGCCAGGCGCGCGTACAGTCACCGGCACGCTGACGCAGGTACTCGGCGGCTTGCGCATAAGCCTGCTCCAGCGACACCGGCCCAGGGGCCAGGCTGAAAGCAGCGCTGATCCCCACCTTATACAGGGCTTCATAGTCGTCGCCTAAAGAACCAGCCAAGGCAATGACGGGGATATCGCGCCGGCTGGCAT includes:
- a CDS encoding LysR family transcriptional regulator — translated: MKEQKNELMWSHIYWLGMLGTTGSYTAAARRLGVSKGAVSLRIAELEQVSGVALVQRTTRSVRLTEAGQALVDSTRKAFSDIEQGFDSILDLASMARGVVRVTVPVALGRQKIMPMISGFLQSHPDVRIEIELSDHVSSLAREGFDLAIRHTGHVPDTHVAWLLQESKTLLVATPAYLQRHGHPKRPQDLASHNCLYYLRSAASPAWSFAPVRRESERQSVEVKGNFCANNSEALRELVLAGQGIALLPDFTAQSEVDAGRLVHLLPGWKPVGVFGDAVYAIRPYSAYVPRAVRVFVDYLKEAFAPASQARVQSPAR